A stretch of Elgaria multicarinata webbii isolate HBS135686 ecotype San Diego chromosome 5, rElgMul1.1.pri, whole genome shotgun sequence DNA encodes these proteins:
- the LOC134399393 gene encoding neuropeptide Y receptor type 4-2-like, protein MNRTTAFNTISPPKSNWSFPYHTILQHCENTTDVTTFLVTSYSLEIILGILGNLCFLGILARRNEKAIVTNIFITNLIASDLIMCIFCLPFTIVTILFNYWVFGEAMCRMTSFIQCTSVTVSILSLVLIALERHQLIINPTGWRPSLSHAYLGIAAIWIFASLLSLPFVTNSILTNDFSKHFYMRDSSASEDICMHLWPSEGYRLTYATALLLLQYCIPLIFIVVCYLRIYLRLQKREGMFEKHGYNCWITQLKQINVLLASMVVAFAVCWLPLHVFNSIDDWNYKIIPPCLHDLIFSLCHLIAMASTCVNPIIYGFLNKNFKKEVKALLLNCQHHSSARDYENMPLSTMQTDASKDLLRLSCQQDPI, encoded by the coding sequence ATGAACAGGACCACAGCATTTAACACAATTTCTCCACCCAAAAGCAACTGGAGTTTTCCCTACCACACCATCCTGCAGCATTGCGAGAATACAACAGATGTCACTACGTTTCTAGTCACCTCTTATAGCTTAGAGATCATTCTAGGCATTCTAGGAAACCTTTGTTTCCTTGGCATCCTGGCCAGACGTAACGAGAAAGCCATTGTCACCAATATATTTATCACCAATCTCATAGCTTCAGATTTGATCATGTGCATCTTCTGCCTACCGTTCACCATTGTCACCATCTTGTTTAACTACTGGGTATTTGGTGAAGCCATGTGTAGAATGACTTCATTCATCCAGTGTACCTCTGTGACTGTGTCTATCCTGTCACTTGTACTCATTGCTTTAGAAAGGCACCAGCTCATTATAAATCCAACGGGATGGAGACCCAGCCTCTCCCACGCGTATCTGGGTATTGCAGCTATTTGGATCTTTGCTTCTCTCTTGTCCCTGCCTTTTGTGACTAACTCCATTTTGACCAATGACTTCTCCAAACATTTCTACATGAGGGATTCTTCTGCAAGCGAGGACATTTGTATGCACTTATGGCCTTCAGAAGGGTATAGGCTCACCTATGCTACCGCCTTGCTGCTATTGCAGTACTGCATCCCCCTTATCTTTATTGTGGTGTGTTACCTGCGCATCTACCTTCGTCTCCAGAAGAGAGAGGGCATGTTTGAGAAGCACGGGTACAATTGTTGGATAACTCAGTTGAAGCAGATAAATGTCCTCCTGGCATCCATGGTTGTTGCCTTTGCAGTCTGTTGGTTGCCACTGCATGTTTTCAACAGCATTGATGACTGGAACTACAAAATCATTCCCCCTTGCCTTCATGATTTGATCTTCTCATTGTGTCATCTTATAGCTATGGCATCTACCTGTGTAAACCCCATTATCTATGGCTTTCTAAATAAGAACTTCAAAAAAGAAGTGAAGGCCCTGCTTCTGAATTGCCAGCATCATTCTTCAGCACGAGATTATGAAAATATGCCTCTGTCAACCATGCAGACAGATGCCTCCAAGGATTTGTTGAGGTTAAGCTGTCAGCAGGATCCTATTTAG